The following proteins are encoded in a genomic region of Tigriopus californicus strain San Diego chromosome 6, Tcal_SD_v2.1, whole genome shotgun sequence:
- the LOC131882569 gene encoding uncharacterized protein LOC131882569 yields MCPAKSSRCRSCHHRGHWDKVCRSRPPTRVSPPSKSRVGSMKLRAAFSPSPCPTTSRVNVRVSPIGSKGRPIQVRFCADTGAYISVMASSIFHQSGLNDITTLTKLAEPVVSIDGKVIRQLGMFYATLDLNGMVAHNVPIVVCPELHDAFLGLNACKALTIIDDNFPLPKEIESVSDNSANRLIAVVKVGSQDSVLQPRTIIPIGSKVRVHCPASQGWPSHRATVLKSFERRYLLLFDNGLKSWRNRRVLRVLLMKHTNTLPKSREEVSKTQNG; encoded by the exons ATGTGTCCTGCCAAGAGTAGTCGGTGCCGATCTTGCCACCACAGAGGACATTGGGACAAAGTATGCCGATCCAGACCTCCTACCAGGGTCTCTCCGCCGTCAAAGTCGCGAGTCGGCTCCATGAAACTACGGGCTGCTTTCTCACCGTCGCCATGTCCCACTACCAGTCGAGTCAACGTTCGGGTCTCACCAATAGGATCTAAAGGCAGGCCAATTCAAGTTAGATTTTGTGCTGATACCGGTGCTTATATTTCAGTCATGGCTTCctcaatatttcatcaatccGGCTTGAACGATATTACTACACTGACAAAATTGGCTGAACCTGTTGTCAGCATTGACGGGAAAGTAATCCGGCAACTGGGGATGTTTTATGCCACATTGGATCTTAATGGTATGGTTGCCCATAACGTTCCTATTGTAGTTTGCCCGGAGTTACACGACGctttccttggcttgaatgcTTGCAAGGCCCTCACCATCATTGATGATAATTTTCCGCTTCCCAAGGAAATCGAATCAGTCAGTGACAATTCGGCTAATCGGCTGATCGCTGTAGTCAAAGTTGGATCTCAGGATTCAGTGCTTCAACCTCGGACCATTATTCCTATTGGTTCAAAGGTCCGTGTTCATTGCCCAGCATCACAAGGTTGGCCCTCTCACAGGGCGACCGttctcaaaagttttgaacgtCGCtaccttcttctttttgacaatggtTTGAAGTCGTGGAGGAATAGGCGCGTCCTGCGG GTGTTATTGATGAAGCATACCAACACGCTCCCGAAAAGCCGAGAAGAAGTCTCAAAAACCCAGAATGGATGA